In a single window of the Candidatus Zymogenaceae bacterium genome:
- a CDS encoding glycosyltransferase encodes MKKLKVLRIITRLNVGGPSIHTILLTKYLDPQRFDSILAAGEVGEYEGDMSYYAEALDITPIRIPGLGREISPFDDFRAFFRLLFLILSQKPDIIHTHLGKAGTLGRGAGFLAKFVLIFTGKKIKIFHTLHGHFFYGYFNPVKTRVFIYIERILARMCTALVVISPLQKQDVVRTYRVAPERKVRLIPLGFDFTNVLTAPNDGKDFRRSAGADKGCLLAGIVGRLTGIKNHRLFLEGVSRYHTQPGAAPLRFVVVGDGELREELEAYARELEIDDAVCFVGWRRDMGEIYRGLDMLVITSDNEGTPVTVIEAMAAGVPVISTAVGGVPDLFGISEDGANVGAGEEGKTGEDASVLIASRGVLIPPNDSQALARALGLLAEDEDLRRELSDKAREYAREMYDKDRLVKDMALLYRETF; translated from the coding sequence ATGAAGAAACTCAAGGTACTCAGGATCATAACCCGTCTGAATGTGGGCGGGCCGTCCATCCACACCATACTTCTGACGAAATATCTGGATCCGCAGCGGTTCGATTCTATTCTCGCGGCAGGGGAGGTGGGGGAGTACGAGGGAGACATGAGCTATTATGCCGAGGCCCTCGATATCACGCCGATTCGTATCCCGGGGCTGGGCCGGGAGATCAGCCCGTTCGATGATTTCAGGGCGTTTTTTCGCCTCCTTTTCCTGATACTTTCCCAGAAGCCGGATATCATACACACCCACCTGGGAAAGGCCGGAACCCTGGGCCGCGGGGCGGGATTTCTGGCAAAGTTTGTCTTGATTTTTACCGGAAAGAAGATTAAAATATTTCACACGTTACACGGCCACTTTTTTTACGGATATTTCAACCCGGTCAAGACCCGGGTCTTTATATATATAGAGCGGATACTGGCCAGAATGTGTACGGCCCTCGTGGTTATCAGTCCGCTTCAGAAGCAGGATGTCGTACGGACGTATCGGGTCGCCCCTGAGCGGAAGGTTCGACTCATCCCACTGGGATTTGATTTCACCAATGTCCTGACGGCCCCGAACGATGGAAAGGATTTTCGAAGGAGCGCCGGTGCGGACAAGGGATGTCTGCTTGCGGGGATTGTCGGGCGTCTCACCGGCATCAAAAACCATCGATTGTTTCTGGAGGGTGTTTCCCGATATCACACGCAACCCGGAGCGGCCCCGCTCCGCTTTGTCGTGGTGGGGGACGGGGAATTGCGGGAGGAGCTGGAGGCATACGCCCGGGAACTGGAAATAGACGATGCGGTTTGTTTTGTGGGCTGGCGCCGGGATATGGGGGAAATCTATCGGGGGCTGGATATGCTGGTCATCACCTCCGATAACGAGGGCACCCCGGTGACGGTGATCGAGGCCATGGCCGCGGGTGTCCCCGTGATATCCACGGCGGTCGGCGGGGTTCCGGACCTGTTCGGGATCAGTGAAGATGGGGCGAATGTGGGGGCGGGGGAAGAGGGAAAGACGGGAGAGGATGCTTCCGTACTCATCGCGTCACGGGGGGTATTGATTCCCCCGAACGACTCCCAGGCCCTCGCCCGGGCCCTCGGGCTCCTCGCGGAAGATGAGGATTTGAGACGGGAACTATCGGACAAGGCCCGGGAATACGCCCGTGAGATGTACGATAAGGACCGCCTCGTAAAAGATATGGCCTTGTTGTACCGGGAAACGTTTTAA
- a CDS encoding GDP-mannose 4,6-dehydratase: MNVLVTGGAGFIGSHLAQRHLSRGDEVYIIDNLSTGSLENIESIRYDNKCHVVIDSVLNEGVMNELAGKCDVIYHMAAAVGVKLIMENPVETIQTNVRGTEVVLKVANLFKRKTMIASTSEVYGKAMNIKEGEMILSEGDDFLLGPTSKRRWAYACSKAIDEFLSLAYYDEKGLPVSIVRLFNTVGPRQTGRYGMVIPTFVQNALLGKSLPVFGDGTQSRSFTHVNDVIDALITLMETDDATGEVINVGSGEEITINELAKKIIAVTKSKSEIEYIPYDKVYGPGFEDMNRRCPDLEKVKRLIDYTPKNGIDDIIRDVIAYYGS; encoded by the coding sequence ATGAATGTATTGGTCACCGGGGGGGCGGGATTTATCGGCTCACACCTGGCGCAGCGGCACCTCTCCCGGGGTGATGAGGTATATATCATCGACAACCTCTCGACCGGAAGTCTCGAGAATATCGAATCGATTCGATACGATAACAAATGCCACGTGGTCATCGACTCCGTTCTCAATGAGGGGGTGATGAACGAGCTGGCGGGAAAGTGTGATGTCATCTATCATATGGCCGCGGCGGTGGGCGTAAAGCTCATCATGGAAAACCCGGTGGAGACGATACAGACCAATGTTCGGGGAACGGAGGTGGTCCTCAAGGTCGCAAATCTCTTCAAGCGAAAGACCATGATCGCGTCCACCTCGGAGGTGTACGGGAAGGCGATGAACATCAAGGAAGGGGAGATGATATTGAGCGAAGGGGATGATTTTCTGCTGGGTCCCACCAGCAAGCGCCGATGGGCGTATGCCTGTTCGAAGGCCATCGACGAATTTCTTTCCCTCGCGTATTACGACGAGAAGGGACTGCCGGTGTCCATCGTGCGGCTTTTCAATACCGTCGGCCCCCGTCAAACCGGGCGCTACGGCATGGTCATCCCGACCTTCGTGCAAAACGCTCTTTTGGGAAAGTCGCTGCCGGTATTTGGCGACGGCACTCAATCCCGCAGCTTTACTCATGTGAACGATGTCATCGACGCTCTTATAACGCTGATGGAGACCGACGACGCCACCGGAGAGGTCATCAATGTCGGCAGCGGCGAGGAAATTACCATCAACGAGCTTGCGAAAAAGATCATAGCAGTGACGAAGAGTAAATCGGAAATTGAATATATTCCGTATGATAAGGTATATGGCCCCGGTTTTGAAGATATGAATCGACGCTGTCCCGATCTTGAAAAGGTCAAGCGACTGATCGATTACACACCGAAGAACGGGATAGACGATATCATCCGGGACGTTATTGCATATTATGGAAGTTAA
- a CDS encoding SDR family oxidoreductase: MNCLVTGGAGFIGSHIVKALVDRGDRVRVIDNFSSGKRDNLKEVLPDIELVEGDIRDADVTRSVATGITAVFHLAAVPSVPRSIQEPRLTHQVNVDGTFNMLMAAKDAGVSRFVFSSSSSIYGDTETLPKIEDMIPMPKSPYALQKLIGEQYSRIFSEIYGISTICLRYFNVFGPRQNPESEYAAVIPRFITSMINDRPPTIYGDGTQTRDFTYVSNAVSANLLAAEKDSFKGEIVNISTGIQLDLNSLAKKVGEIVNRDYDPIYEASRPGDVKHSLGGIKKAKDLLGYRVVTPLDQGLVATYEAFSSYRA; encoded by the coding sequence ATGAACTGTCTGGTAACGGGAGGGGCGGGATTTATCGGATCCCACATAGTCAAGGCGCTTGTAGATCGTGGAGATCGGGTGCGTGTAATCGATAATTTTTCCAGCGGGAAACGAGACAACCTGAAAGAGGTCCTGCCCGATATAGAGCTAGTTGAGGGGGATATCAGGGATGCGGATGTGACAAGGAGCGTCGCAACGGGTATCACCGCCGTCTTCCATCTCGCCGCCGTTCCATCGGTCCCAAGATCGATACAGGAGCCGAGGCTGACACACCAAGTAAACGTCGACGGCACCTTCAACATGCTCATGGCCGCCAAGGATGCGGGTGTTTCCCGATTCGTCTTTTCATCTTCTTCGTCGATTTACGGGGATACCGAAACGCTTCCAAAGATCGAGGACATGATACCCATGCCCAAGTCGCCCTACGCCCTGCAAAAACTGATCGGGGAGCAGTATTCCAGGATATTCTCTGAAATCTACGGAATTTCCACAATATGTCTCAGGTATTTTAATGTCTTCGGGCCCAGACAGAATCCCGAATCCGAATACGCCGCCGTAATACCCAGGTTCATCACCTCCATGATAAACGATCGGCCGCCGACCATTTACGGAGACGGAACCCAGACCAGGGATTTCACCTATGTGTCGAACGCGGTAAGCGCGAATCTTTTGGCCGCCGAAAAAGATTCATTCAAGGGAGAGATTGTGAATATATCCACCGGTATCCAGCTGGATCTCAACAGCCTTGCGAAGAAGGTGGGAGAGATCGTAAACCGGGACTATGACCCGATATACGAAGCATCCCGGCCGGGTGATGTAAAGCACTCTCTGGGAGGCATCAAAAAGGCGAAAGACCTCCTGGGGTACCGGGTCGTTACGCCGCTGGATCAGGGGCTGGTAGCCACATACGAAGCCTTTTCATCATACCGGGCATGA
- a CDS encoding glycosyltransferase family 2 protein, with amino-acid sequence MPVYSFVIICYNNRTLIGDCIESIYRHVTDGDFEIFVSDNGSTDGSVEYIGETFPEVIIVENGRNLGFARANNAALRRASGEYYVLLNSDARLTAGAVAAIRDYMRSHMDVGVAGGALVHEDGSPQNSVAAYPSMMTEIGAKFLLKALFPRKYPGKLHRYVAVIDVDSIIGACMVVRGSAVKDVGMLDEDYFFFIEETDWCYRMKRAGYRVVAVPGATIVHLQGKTAGRYPVRVRIEYYRSLFLFMDKHRGRMYRALFILGIFIKNIVNLVANASVVCVTLGKNRRAVEKVRRSARITEWLLKGRPDDWGLEGIGTAQ; translated from the coding sequence ATGCCGGTGTATTCTTTTGTTATCATCTGTTACAACAACCGAACCCTGATCGGAGATTGTATCGAGTCCATTTACCGTCACGTAACGGACGGGGATTTTGAAATCTTCGTCTCCGACAACGGCTCGACGGACGGGAGCGTCGAATATATCGGGGAGACGTTCCCGGAGGTGATCATTGTAGAAAACGGCCGGAACCTCGGTTTCGCCCGGGCAAACAACGCGGCCCTCAGGCGGGCCTCCGGTGAATACTACGTACTGCTCAACTCCGACGCCCGGTTGACCGCCGGGGCGGTGGCGGCCATCCGTGACTATATGAGGTCGCATATGGATGTGGGGGTTGCCGGGGGGGCGCTCGTTCACGAGGACGGCTCCCCCCAGAATTCGGTGGCAGCATACCCGAGCATGATGACGGAAATCGGGGCGAAGTTCCTGCTGAAGGCCCTTTTCCCGAGAAAATACCCGGGGAAGCTCCACCGGTACGTTGCCGTGATCGATGTGGATTCCATCATCGGCGCGTGTATGGTTGTCCGAGGGAGCGCCGTGAAGGACGTCGGCATGCTGGATGAGGATTATTTTTTCTTCATCGAGGAGACCGACTGGTGCTATCGAATGAAGCGGGCGGGATATCGGGTTGTAGCGGTCCCGGGGGCGACCATCGTTCACCTGCAGGGAAAAACCGCCGGTCGATACCCGGTGCGGGTAAGGATCGAGTACTATCGATCGCTTTTTTTGTTCATGGACAAACACCGGGGGCGAATGTATCGAGCGCTTTTCATCCTCGGCATTTTCATCAAGAACATTGTCAACCTGGTCGCCAACGCATCTGTTGTGTGTGTCACTCTGGGGAAGAACAGGCGGGCGGTCGAAAAGGTGAGACGATCGGCCCGTATTACCGAGTGGCTGCTGAAGGGTCGCCCGGACGACTGGGGGTTGGAGGGTATCGGCACCGCACAGTGA